The following proteins are encoded in a genomic region of Thermodesulfovibrionales bacterium:
- the msrB gene encoding peptide-methionine (R)-S-oxide reductase MsrB, which translates to MKKEISRLMKITFFMGVTIMLAFSVADAANLERATFAGGCFWCMVPPFEKLEGVREVISGYTGGHKEDPTYEEVSAGKTGHVEAIEVVFDPSRVSYERLLEVFWRQIDPTDPGGQFVDRGSQYRSVIFYQTPDQKVLAEKSKEELAKSGRFKKAIVTEILPAGKFYRAEEYHQDFYKKNPIRYKFYRYNSGRDQFLKKVWGEQISQATDSRGNGEKGRTFVKPSKAELEKKLTPIQFKVTQRDGTEPAFQNEYWNNKHEGIYVDVVSGEPLFSSIDKYDSGTGWPSFTKPLEPNNIVEKDDWSFFMRRTEVRSKQGDSHLGHVFNDGPKPTGLRYCMNSAALRFIPKEDLGRDGYEEYLRLFDK; encoded by the coding sequence GTGAAGAAAGAAATATCGCGGCTTATGAAAATCACGTTTTTTATGGGGGTGACTATTATGCTCGCATTTTCTGTTGCGGATGCCGCAAACCTGGAAAGGGCGACGTTCGCCGGGGGTTGTTTCTGGTGCATGGTGCCTCCCTTCGAGAAACTCGAAGGGGTGAGGGAGGTAATTTCCGGTTATACCGGCGGCCACAAGGAGGATCCGACCTATGAGGAGGTATCCGCAGGAAAGACAGGCCATGTCGAGGCCATTGAGGTGGTCTTTGACCCTTCACGGGTCTCGTACGAGAGACTGCTTGAAGTCTTCTGGCGGCAGATCGACCCGACTGATCCGGGCGGACAGTTCGTCGACCGCGGATCTCAGTACCGCTCGGTAATTTTCTACCAGACACCGGATCAGAAGGTCTTGGCGGAGAAATCGAAGGAAGAGCTGGCCAAGTCGGGCCGATTCAAAAAAGCCATCGTCACGGAGATCCTCCCTGCAGGAAAGTTCTATAGGGCCGAGGAGTATCATCAGGACTTCTACAAGAAGAATCCCATAAGGTACAAGTTCTACCGTTATAACTCAGGCCGAGACCAGTTCCTGAAGAAGGTCTGGGGAGAACAGATATCACAGGCAACCGATTCGCGGGGAAACGGGGAGAAGGGGAGAACATTCGTGAAGCCCTCAAAGGCAGAACTCGAGAAGAAACTGACGCCCATTCAGTTCAAGGTGACCCAGAGGGATGGTACCGAACCTGCCTTCCAGAACGAATACTGGAACAACAAGCACGAGGGCATTTATGTTGATGTAGTCTCTGGGGAGCCACTCTTCAGCTCGATCGACAAGTACGATTCAGGAACGGGATGGCCGAGTTTCACGAAACCGCTTGAGCCGAACAACATCGTCGAGAAAGATGACTGGAGTTTCTTCATGAGGAGGACTGAAGTGCGCAGTAAGCAGGGTGACTCCCATCTCGGCCATGTTTTCAATGACGGGCCGAAACCGACAGGCCTCCGTTACTGCATGAATTCTGCCGCACTCCGGTTTATCCCGAAAGAAGACCTTGGACGGGACGGCTACGAAGAGTACCTGAGGCTCTTCGATAAATGA
- a CDS encoding NUDIX domain-containing protein, whose protein sequence is MFKISCGLLMYRWSGVLLEVLLVHPGGPLWTGRDLGAWSVPKGLPRPDEDPLSAARREFEEETGFKASGNFIPLRPVKLKSGKTVRAWAFEGDCDPEAVRSNTFSMEWPPDSGRYQVFPEIDRAAWFQIDEAKRKINKGQTGLIEELLHLLKES, encoded by the coding sequence ATGTTCAAGATAAGCTGCGGGCTCCTCATGTATCGTTGGAGCGGAGTGCTGCTCGAGGTTCTTCTCGTCCATCCGGGCGGACCATTATGGACCGGCAGGGACCTTGGGGCATGGTCTGTCCCGAAGGGTCTGCCAAGACCTGATGAGGACCCCCTTTCGGCTGCCAGACGCGAGTTCGAAGAGGAAACAGGATTTAAGGCCTCCGGCAACTTCATTCCTCTCAGACCGGTGAAATTGAAAAGCGGCAAGACAGTGAGGGCGTGGGCCTTCGAAGGAGATTGTGATCCCGAAGCGGTAAGGAGCAACACCTTCTCGATGGAATGGCCGCCAGACTCCGGCAGGTACCAAGTCTTCCCGGAGATAGATCGGGCCGCATGGTTTCAAATCGACGAGGCGAAAAGGAAGATCAACAAGGGACAGACGGGCTTGATTGAAGAACTTCTCCACCTCCTGAAAGAGTCATGA
- a CDS encoding B12-binding domain-containing radical SAM protein: MKILLVYPEFPDTFWSFKHAVKFIFRKASSPPLGLLTVASMLPGEWEKRLVDMNVTALRDDDLRWADLVFISAMAIQRESAKRVIARCRSIGAKIVAGGPLFTTGYEEFKDVDHLVLNEAEITLPLFLKDLREGSAGRIYISEEWADIRTTPLPDWGLVNMKSYATVNIQYSRGCPFHCDFCDITVLCGRVPRTKDRDQIIGELESLYVQGFRGGVFFVDDNFIGNKRKLRDEILPAIAEWMEMRKHPFSFITQASIELSDNDELMRLMVEAGFDIVFVGIETPNEQSLAECNKFQNKNRDLLESVRKIQKAGLQVQAGFIVGFDNDPLTIFETQIKFIQKSGIATAMVGLLNAIPRTQLYDRLEKEQRLLKDPSGDNTDFSINFVPKMNHDVLINGYKQILKTVYSPKYYYKRVKTFLKEYRPPKKKAVRFRFNYLGAFLKSTVILGMIGRERFHYWRLFFWTVLRRPRLFPLAMTLAIYGFHFRKVFAKYL; the protein is encoded by the coding sequence GTGAAAATACTCCTCGTTTATCCGGAATTTCCTGACACGTTCTGGAGTTTTAAACACGCCGTGAAATTCATCTTCAGGAAAGCGAGCAGCCCTCCCCTAGGCTTATTGACCGTTGCCAGCATGCTTCCCGGGGAATGGGAAAAGAGACTCGTAGACATGAATGTTACTGCCCTCCGTGATGATGATTTGAGGTGGGCAGATCTCGTCTTCATCAGCGCCATGGCGATCCAGAGAGAATCGGCGAAGCGGGTCATCGCGAGGTGCAGATCCATAGGCGCCAAGATAGTAGCCGGCGGCCCCCTTTTCACCACGGGATATGAAGAATTCAAGGACGTGGATCACTTGGTATTGAATGAAGCCGAAATTACCCTGCCCCTTTTCCTGAAAGACTTAAGGGAGGGGAGCGCAGGGCGGATTTACATCTCCGAGGAGTGGGCGGACATACGGACGACTCCTCTTCCCGACTGGGGACTCGTGAACATGAAGAGTTATGCGACGGTCAACATCCAATATTCCCGGGGATGCCCCTTTCACTGCGATTTTTGTGATATCACCGTCCTCTGCGGACGGGTGCCTCGAACGAAAGATAGAGACCAGATCATCGGAGAGTTGGAGAGCCTTTACGTGCAGGGGTTTCGGGGCGGAGTATTTTTTGTCGATGATAATTTTATCGGCAATAAGAGGAAGCTGAGGGACGAGATCCTTCCGGCCATTGCGGAATGGATGGAGATGAGAAAACATCCGTTCTCGTTTATCACGCAGGCGTCTATAGAACTTTCCGATAATGATGAATTGATGCGGTTAATGGTCGAGGCTGGATTCGATATTGTCTTTGTCGGCATCGAAACTCCGAACGAGCAGAGCCTTGCCGAATGCAATAAGTTCCAGAACAAGAACCGCGACCTGCTCGAAAGCGTCAGAAAGATTCAGAAGGCCGGCCTTCAGGTTCAGGCCGGGTTCATCGTCGGTTTCGACAACGACCCCCTCACGATTTTTGAGACGCAGATAAAGTTCATTCAGAAAAGCGGAATAGCCACGGCGATGGTAGGCCTCTTAAACGCGATTCCGCGCACACAGCTCTATGACCGGCTCGAAAAGGAGCAGCGGTTGCTGAAGGACCCCTCGGGTGATAATACGGATTTCTCGATCAACTTCGTCCCGAAGATGAACCACGACGTACTCATCAATGGGTACAAACAGATACTCAAAACGGTCTATTCACCAAAATACTACTACAAAAGGGTTAAGACCTTCCTGAAGGAATACCGTCCTCCGAAGAAGAAAGCGGTACGATTCCGGTTCAATTATCTCGGCGCCTTTCTCAAGTCTACGGTAATCCTCGGGATGATAGGCAGGGAGCGGTTCCATTACTGGAGGCTTTTCTTCTGGACTGTGCTCAGGCGCCCCCGCCTCTTCCCCCTCGCGATGACCCTCGCCATTTATGGTTTTCACTTCCGCAAGGTTTTTGCGAAATATCTCTAG
- a CDS encoding potassium channel family protein, which yields MQVLSAILGVSLILLVLWEAFEVILLPRRVTRKYRFTRLFYRNAWRIWSALFRSISKGRLQDTFLSYFGPLSLLLLLSIWAFGLIVGFGLLHWACGSPIKTPEGVAGFSTDLYLSATTFFTLGLGDVTPLAPIARVLTAVEAGLGFGFLALLFAYLPALSQSISRRELNISLLDARAGSPPTAAEMLRRRCHDTNMETLLRHLSEWERWAAELLESHLSYPVLAYFRSQHDNQSWLAAITAILDTSAFVLSAMEGTCARQAQLTFAMARHTVVDLSLIFRRSPIKPKRDRFTPEEFAELRAALAEAGLPLREGNEAEQDLTELRLMYEPYVSALSEYFRLTVPPWVTGTIRKDNWETSAWGRMRIRQRTDRTDEEEDEHF from the coding sequence GTGCAGGTTCTCTCAGCGATCCTCGGCGTCTCCCTCATTCTCCTTGTCCTCTGGGAGGCTTTTGAGGTAATTCTGCTTCCCCGTCGTGTGACGCGCAAATACCGCTTCACCCGCCTCTTCTATAGAAATGCCTGGCGAATCTGGTCTGCCCTGTTCCGTTCGATCTCTAAGGGCAGACTTCAGGATACCTTTCTCAGTTATTTCGGACCGCTTTCATTATTGCTCCTGCTCAGTATCTGGGCCTTCGGCTTGATCGTAGGATTCGGGCTTTTACACTGGGCATGCGGTTCTCCGATCAAGACGCCGGAAGGGGTCGCAGGTTTTAGTACGGACTTGTACTTGAGCGCCACGACCTTTTTCACTCTCGGGCTCGGTGATGTCACTCCTCTCGCCCCGATTGCACGAGTGCTCACCGCGGTCGAGGCAGGACTTGGTTTCGGTTTTCTCGCGCTCCTTTTCGCTTATCTGCCGGCACTCAGTCAGTCCATCTCCCGTAGGGAATTGAACATCTCGCTTCTCGACGCACGCGCCGGATCGCCGCCCACCGCTGCCGAGATGTTACGGAGGCGCTGCCATGACACGAACATGGAAACGCTCCTCCGGCATCTGAGCGAATGGGAGCGCTGGGCCGCCGAGTTGCTCGAAAGTCATCTCTCCTACCCCGTGCTCGCCTATTTCCGCTCGCAGCATGATAACCAATCATGGCTTGCCGCCATCACCGCAATCCTCGATACGAGCGCCTTCGTCTTGTCTGCTATGGAGGGCACCTGTGCACGCCAGGCCCAGCTCACCTTTGCCATGGCACGGCACACGGTTGTGGATCTTTCCCTCATTTTTAGACGGTCTCCTATCAAGCCGAAGCGGGATCGTTTCACTCCCGAAGAGTTTGCGGAACTTCGGGCAGCGCTGGCCGAAGCCGGGCTGCCGCTTCGTGAAGGAAACGAGGCGGAGCAGGATTTGACCGAACTTCGCCTCATGTATGAGCCATATGTCAGCGCCCTCTCGGAATATTTTCGCTTGACAGTGCCTCCCTGGGTTACCGGAACAATCCGCAAAGACAATTGGGAAACGAGCGCCTGGGGGCGGATGAGAATTCGTCAGAGGACGGACAGAACGGATGAGGAAGAAGATGAGCATTTTTAA